Proteins found in one Pseudomonas sp. P8_241 genomic segment:
- a CDS encoding class I SAM-dependent methyltransferase, with translation MSTPIDLTALKNRQMASWASGDYAVIGTTLQIVGEQLAEACDLLCDERVLDVAAGNGNATLAAARRGCRVTSTDYVGALLERGEDRARAEHLNVSFQVADAEALPFEDGSFDAVLSTFGVMFTPDQAKAASELARVCRPGGRIGLANWTPDGFVGQMFKILGQHLPPPPGAQPPSRWGTEAWLHEHFDERAFLLQVTRRTFNFRYRSAAHFIDTFRSWYGPVHKAFAALPPEGGKALEADMTQLLNHQNRVGDKSLVVPSEYLEVVITRR, from the coding sequence ATGAGTACACCCATTGATCTCACTGCCCTGAAAAACCGCCAGATGGCCTCCTGGGCCAGCGGCGACTATGCCGTGATCGGTACCACCTTGCAGATTGTCGGCGAACAACTGGCCGAAGCCTGCGACCTGTTGTGCGACGAGCGCGTGCTGGACGTCGCGGCGGGCAACGGTAACGCCACACTCGCCGCTGCGCGTCGCGGTTGCCGGGTCACGTCCACCGATTATGTCGGTGCCTTGCTTGAACGGGGTGAAGACCGCGCCCGCGCAGAGCATCTGAATGTCAGCTTTCAAGTGGCTGATGCCGAAGCCTTGCCCTTCGAGGACGGCAGTTTCGATGCTGTGCTGTCCACTTTCGGCGTGATGTTTACGCCTGATCAGGCCAAGGCCGCGTCGGAGCTGGCGCGAGTCTGTCGGCCGGGAGGCCGGATCGGTCTGGCCAACTGGACACCGGACGGCTTTGTCGGTCAGATGTTCAAGATCCTTGGCCAGCACCTGCCGCCACCCCCCGGCGCACAACCGCCCTCGCGATGGGGCACCGAGGCCTGGCTGCACGAGCATTTCGACGAGCGCGCATTTTTGCTTCAGGTCACCCGCCGCACCTTCAATTTTCGCTATCGTTCGGCCGCGCATTTCATCGACACTTTTCGCAGCTGGTACGGTCCGGTGCACAAGGCCTTCGCGGCACTGCCACCCGAGGGCGGCAAGGCACTGGAAGCGGATATGACGCAGTTGTTGAACCATCAGAACCGGGTGGGCGACAAGTCACTGGTGGTGCCCAGTGAATACCTGGAGGTGGTGATTACCCGGCGTTGA